In one window of Miscanthus floridulus cultivar M001 chromosome 12, ASM1932011v1, whole genome shotgun sequence DNA:
- the LOC136497104 gene encoding NAC domain-containing protein 4-like, with translation MEQELHRPMELAPGFRFHPTDEELITHYLAHKVADARFAALAVGEADLNKCEPWDLPSLAKTGEKEWYFFCLKDRKYPTGLRTNRATEAGYWKATGKDKDIFRRGNGKALVGSKKTLVFYTGRAPKGEKSGWVMHEYRLHGKLHGAIVPPKAAGCSKNEWVLCRVFKKSLVVGGAAPAAGKRDGMEMAKMNDDIAAMSHLPPLMDVSGQFFNQQTPPPETATDHLGLPASSPFLLSGFAHYRPLHHGATSLVQLLEGNVYGGGGGLPDMSNKQQQQTVPALAPPCKKGGGEQERLSASQDTGLTSDVNPEISSSGAQRFDHDHLCWGY, from the exons ATGGAGCAGGAGCTGCACCGGCCCATGGAGCTGGCCCCGGGCTTCCGCTTCCACCCGACCGACGAGGAGCTCATCACGCACTACCTCGCCCACAAGGTCGCCGACGCCCGCTTCGCagcgctcgccgtcggcgaggccGACCTCAACAAGTGCGAGCCCTGGGACCTGCCAT CGCTGGCGAAGACGGGGGAGAAGGAGTGGTACTTCTTCTGCCTCAAGGACCGCAAGTACCCGACGGGGCTGAGGACGAACAGGGCCACGGAGGCCGGGTACTGGAAGGCCACGGGCAAGGACAAGGACATCTTCAGGCGGGGCAACGGCAAGGCGCTCGTCGGGTCCAAGAAGACGCTCGTCTTCTACACGGGGAGGGCGCCCAAGGGCGAGAAGTCCGGCTGGGTCATGCACGAGTaccgcctccacggcaagctccATGGCGCCATCGTCCCCCCCAAGGCCGCCGGCTGCTCCAAG AACGAGTGGGTGCTGTGCAGGGTGTTCAAGAAGAGCCTTGTCGTAGGTGGTGCAGCACCAGCCGCAGGCAAAAGGGACGGCATGGAGATGGCCAAGATGAACGACGACATAGCGGCCATGTCTCACCTCCCTCCGCTGATGGACGTGTCTGGCCAGTTCTTCAACCAGCAGACTCCGCCGCCAGAAACCGCCACGGACCACCTCGGCCTCCCTGCCTCCTCGCCGTTCCTGCTATCCGGCTTCGCGCATTACAGGCCGCTGCACCACGGCGCGACGAGCCTGGTACAGCTCCTGGAAGGCAACGTctacggcggtggcggcgggctcCCGGACATGTCCAACAAGCAACAGCAGCAGACCGTGCCGGCGCTGGCGCCGCCGTGCAAGAAGGGGGGCGGCGAGCAGGAGCGTCTGAGCGCGTCGCAGGACACGGGGCTGACCTCCGACGTGAACCCTGAGATCTCCTCCTCCGGCGCCCAACGGTTCGACCACGACCACCTCTGCTGGGGCTACTGA